From one Rhizobium sp. CIAT894 genomic stretch:
- a CDS encoding TIGR01244 family sulfur transferase, with translation MDIRQIDDEYSVSGQITPVDLDEIKALGFKSIVCHRPDHESPDQTSFSVIEARARELGLEITHVPVGPMGVTEEAVQGMVDALDEFPRPMLGYCRSGARSTAIYQKTHHIRS, from the coding sequence ATGGATATTCGCCAGATCGACGATGAATATTCGGTTTCGGGTCAGATCACGCCTGTAGACCTCGACGAGATCAAGGCGCTGGGCTTCAAATCGATCGTCTGCCACCGCCCCGACCACGAGAGCCCGGATCAGACGTCGTTCTCCGTCATCGAGGCGCGCGCTAGGGAACTCGGACTCGAGATCACCCATGTGCCTGTCGGGCCGATGGGCGTGACCGAGGAAGCGGTGCAGGGCATGGTCGATGCGCTCGATGAATTCCCGCGGCCGATGCTCGGCTATTGCCGCTCCGGCGCCCGCTCGACGGCGATCTACCAGAAAACCCACCATATCCGCAGCTAA
- a CDS encoding DUF4432 family protein, which produces MIEFAAVSGPRLMLDETSVLDIGGCIVEGVDIAPKRAIPDDGDPRIDHSLEGFLFTCGPDHIRHRQPIAGRADGKVYPLHGSASGHAAKVLWTKFENGNAECRADIDIVTVEGLPQRIERLWRIDGATGEVLLEDRVVNTSDQTVPTFLMYHMNIGGKWLDEGTRLEGRMLENGGFPWTFGEEPGGIFCVPTPAREEGFAEIRLGPIAAIGGRTLSVRFRADTLPHLQVWRNQKAPAHIIGIEPVSHRWVLRDELEAAGEFNMLASGESRSYALTFTFL; this is translated from the coding sequence ATGATCGAATTTGCCGCCGTAAGCGGGCCGCGCCTGATGCTCGATGAAACATCGGTGTTGGATATCGGCGGATGCATCGTCGAAGGCGTCGATATTGCACCGAAGCGCGCCATTCCCGACGATGGCGATCCACGAATCGATCACTCGCTCGAAGGCTTCCTCTTCACCTGCGGGCCGGACCATATCCGCCATCGCCAGCCGATCGCCGGCCGGGCCGACGGCAAGGTCTATCCGCTGCACGGATCGGCCTCCGGCCATGCGGCCAAGGTGTTGTGGACGAAGTTCGAGAATGGCAATGCCGAATGCCGCGCCGATATCGACATCGTGACCGTCGAGGGATTGCCGCAGCGCATCGAGCGGCTGTGGCGGATCGATGGGGCGACCGGCGAAGTGCTGCTCGAGGACCGGGTCGTCAATACCAGCGACCAGACGGTGCCGACCTTTCTGATGTATCACATGAATATTGGCGGCAAATGGTTGGACGAGGGCACACGGCTCGAAGGCCGGATGCTGGAAAACGGCGGCTTCCCCTGGACATTCGGCGAGGAGCCGGGCGGCATCTTCTGCGTGCCGACGCCGGCGCGGGAGGAGGGCTTTGCGGAAATCCGCCTCGGGCCTATCGCCGCGATCGGCGGCAGGACGCTCAGCGTGCGCTTCCGCGCCGACACGCTGCCTCATCTGCAAGTGTGGCGGAACCAGAAGGCGCCGGCCCATATCATCGGCATCGAGCCGGTTTCGCATCGCTGGGTGTTGCGTGACGAGCTTGAGGCAGCCGGCGAGTTCAACATGCTGGCATCAGGCGAAAGCCGCAGCTATGCGCTGACCTTCACCTTCCTGTAA
- a CDS encoding L,D-transpeptidase — protein sequence MNRFLKSAFSLAAVLAAIAAAAPEAGAQQFRDRRQSDVVLVTPSGEILDYVPRGYIYARDRSGNRVLIDDYGNIVATEMRARGYYPPRPGSRDVYADQGANDPYSAEDGDTRYSERGAVTGGIPRDAAIERQPLDGQPYPEDNSIGNPQPGDDYASIDPDQQIPPADAPKAAPDEPVITLKNKSKPEIVALQVFLDRAGISPGVIDGHMGSNVTKGIYAYDQMTGSKLDPNDTDAILEELRMNGGLPVVSYTITPADAAGPFVAEIPEDYSHKALLPSLAYTSTTEMLAERFHMDEAFLKEMNPGADFSVAGTVIKVVNPGEPKSGEVARIIADKGRKQVFAYDSAGNLLAAYPASIGSTDTPSPSGTVTVERVAFNPGYTYNPKINFQQGANDKILNIPPGPNGPVGTVWMALSKPTYGIHGTPEPSKIGRTQSHGCIRLTNWDATELAKMVKPGVTVEFVD from the coding sequence GTGAATCGCTTTTTGAAGTCGGCATTTTCGCTTGCGGCCGTGCTGGCAGCCATTGCGGCTGCAGCGCCGGAAGCAGGCGCGCAGCAATTCCGCGACCGCCGTCAGAGCGATGTCGTGCTGGTGACGCCGAGCGGCGAAATCCTCGATTATGTCCCGCGCGGCTATATCTATGCCCGCGACCGCAGCGGCAACCGCGTGCTGATCGACGACTACGGCAACATCGTCGCCACCGAGATGCGCGCCCGCGGCTACTATCCGCCCCGGCCCGGCTCGCGTGATGTCTATGCCGACCAGGGCGCCAACGACCCCTATTCTGCCGAGGATGGCGATACGCGTTATTCCGAGCGCGGTGCGGTCACCGGCGGCATCCCGCGCGATGCGGCGATCGAACGCCAGCCGCTCGATGGGCAGCCTTATCCCGAGGATAACAGCATCGGCAATCCGCAACCCGGCGACGATTATGCCTCGATCGATCCCGACCAGCAGATTCCGCCCGCCGACGCGCCGAAGGCCGCGCCTGATGAACCCGTCATCACACTGAAGAACAAGTCGAAGCCCGAGATCGTCGCGCTGCAGGTCTTCCTTGACCGCGCCGGCATCTCTCCCGGCGTCATCGACGGCCATATGGGCTCGAACGTCACCAAGGGCATCTATGCCTATGACCAGATGACCGGGTCGAAGCTCGATCCCAACGACACCGATGCCATTCTGGAAGAGCTGCGCATGAACGGCGGCCTGCCGGTCGTCAGCTATACGATCACGCCGGCGGATGCCGCCGGCCCCTTCGTCGCTGAGATCCCGGAAGACTATTCGCATAAGGCGCTGCTGCCGTCGCTTGCCTACACCTCAACCACTGAAATGCTGGCTGAGCGTTTCCACATGGATGAAGCCTTCCTCAAGGAGATGAACCCCGGCGCCGATTTCAGCGTTGCCGGCACGGTCATCAAGGTCGTCAATCCGGGCGAGCCGAAGAGCGGCGAGGTTGCCCGCATCATAGCCGACAAGGGCCGCAAACAGGTCTTCGCCTATGACAGCGCCGGCAATCTGCTCGCAGCCTATCCGGCATCGATCGGCTCCACCGACACGCCCTCGCCGTCGGGCACCGTGACGGTCGAGCGCGTCGCCTTCAATCCCGGCTATACCTACAATCCGAAGATAAATTTCCAGCAGGGCGCCAACGACAAGATCCTCAACATTCCGCCCGGCCCGAACGGCCCCGTCGGCACCGTCTGGATGGCGCTCTCCAAGCCGA